A window from Megalops cyprinoides isolate fMegCyp1 chromosome 8, fMegCyp1.pri, whole genome shotgun sequence encodes these proteins:
- the LOC118781657 gene encoding cadherin-related family member 5-like produces MSRIAVTSVSLCQLFKATVGIVVLVEDVNDNPPVFAESQYTFSVKELLPVDTSVGRVEATDADNTDSLFYYLEPENEYFKLQAVNNPDIAVKKIIDYDVVKQVVIYIHARDTPDPTLPAGVFPPATATITLNIEDVDNRPPWFQPCREIEVGSAKICLGSGYRGRVNLTEKEEGILPLEPDPLHAIDGDKGRNDQIVYSIFGGNEAGIFSLNEISGNITMVKPADVAGPIVLTVLATQLFNRDQFATSSVTFEVVKKSQNPPRFEKQQYEGYISANSGLDSLVLEDKSFTTPLRVQAKDEDFSSGINPDVRYDVLDSNDFTATAEGFILLKREISSGTVSLQLRAEDISNGESGTAALTVQVLPEGAPGPSGKYHETDMAVLGASLAVTVVLCLVIIGLLVFRIRKGNEDWKKLSEASIFRSTLGSTGPKDGMQYTNDGYQNDGDTNSLGSDLPSKLELTLDVEPVRKASTTALENEAPLVSVAQLSTYDTMSKEGSLAGSDKADSEKEVKPILTKERRNEEGYKSVWFKEDIDPEAKEEVVIIPDNRDQDGDEDEDSMDGEEGDDGSPLHTPRVFFTTQDDVSALQNPDKNGASDSEGEEGNDAEL; encoded by the exons ATGAGCAGGATTGCAGTCACATCTGTGTCCCTCTGCCAACTCTTCAAGGCTACTGTGGGGATAGTTGTTCTTGTGGAAGATGTGAATGACAATCCACCAGTGTTTGCAGAGAGCCAGTACACTTTCAGTGTTAAAGAG TTGCTGCCGGTGGATACTAGTGTTGGTAGAGTTGAAGCCACAGATGCTGATAATACAGACTCCCTCTTTTACTATTTGGAACCAGAA aatgaatatttcaaattacaaGCTGTCAACAACCCAGATATAGCAGTGAAAAAAATTATTGATTATGATGTAGTCAAACAAGTTGTGATCTATATACATGCCAGG GACACCCCTGATCCTACACTGCCTGCAGGAGTCTTCCCCCCAGCCACAGCAACCATTACACTCAACATTGAGGATGTTGACAACCGCCCACCATGGTTCCAGCCCTGTAGAGAAATAGAAGTTGGCTCAGCTAAAATCTGCCTGGGCTCAGGGTACAGGGGAAGGGTTAACttgacagagaaagag GAGGGTATTTTGCCACTGGAACCAGATCCGTTACATGCCATAGATGGGGACAAAGGCCGGAATGACCAGAttgtttacagtatttttgGAG GAAATGAAGCTGGGATATTTTCACTCAATGAAATCAGTGGAAACATAACAATGGTGAAGCCTGCAGATGTTGCTGGCCCAATAGTCTTGACAGTTTTG GCTACGCAGCTTTTTAACAGGGACCAGTTTGCCACGTCATCTGTGACCTTTGAGGTGGTGAAAAAGAGCCAGAACCCCCCAAGGTTTGAGAAACAGCAGTACGAAGGGTACATATCAGCTAACTCTGGCCTTGACAGCTTGGTGCTGGAAGACAAGTCCTTCACCACACCCCTCAGGGTTCAGGCAAAGGATGAGGATTTCTCCAGT GGAATAAACCCTGATGTGAGATATGACGTTCTAGACAGCAATGATTTCACTGCAACTGCAGAAGGGTTTATACTTTTGAAAAGAGAAATATCGTCAGGTACAGTTTCTTTACAG TTACGAGCTGAGGACATCTCCAATGGAGAGTCGGGCACAGCTGCGCTCACTGTTCAGGTGTTACCAG AGGGAGCTCCTGGGCCTTCAGGGAAATACCATGAAACAGACATGGCTGTCCTTGGTGCCAGCCTGGCTGTGACAGTGGTCCTCTGCTTGGTCATCATTGGCCTACTTGTCTTCCGCATCAGGAAGGGCAACGAGGACTGGAAGAAGCTCTCTGAGGCCAGCATCTTCCGAAGCACG ctgggcTCCACTGGGCCAAAGGATGGGATGCAGTATACCAACGATGGCTACCAGAATGATGGGGACACCAACAGTTTGGGATCAGACCTCCCATCCAAGCTGGAACTGACGCTGGACGTGGAGCCCGTGCGCAAGGCCAGCACAACAGCCCTTGAGAATGAAGCACCCCTGGTGTCCGTGGCCCAGTTATCCACTTATGATACGATGTCCAAAGAGGGCAGCCTGGCCGGGTCTGACAAAGCAGACAGTGAGAAGGAGGTGAAGCCCATCCTCACCAAGGAGCGCAGGAACGAAGAGGGCTACAAGTCCGTCTGGTTCAAGGAGGACATTGACCCAGAGGCCAAGGAGGAGGTGGTGATCATCCCTGATAACAGGGACCAGGATGGTGACGAGGATGAGGACTCCATGGACGGAGAGGAAGGAGATGATGGCTCGCCTCTCCACACCCCAAGAGTGTTTTTCACCACCCAGGATGATGTCTCAGCCCTCCAGAACCCTGATAAAAATGGAGCCTCAGACTCTGAAGGTGAGGAAGGAAATGATGCAGAGCTGTAA
- the LOC118781799 gene encoding cathepsin D-like produces the protein MKFLYLCLFAVIAWTSDALVRIPLRKFRSIRRTLSDSGRSVQELLAGEESLKYNTGFPSSKGPTPETLKNFLDAQYYGEIGLGTPPQTFTVVFDTGSSNLWVPSVHCSFTDIACLLHHKYNSGKSSTYVKNGTAFAIQYGSGSLSGYLSQDTCTIGDISVEKQVFGEAIKQPGVAFIAAKFDGILGMAYPRISVDGVVPVFDNIMSQKKVEKNVFSFYLNRDPETQPGGELLLGGTDPEYYTGEFHYLNISRQAYWQIHMDGLGIGSQLTLCKGGCEAIVDTGTSLITGPTAEVRALHKAIGAVPLIQGEYMIDCKKVPNLPTITFVLGGQAYTLTGEQYILKESQARQSICLSGFMGLDIPAPAGPLWILGDVFIGQYYTEFDRENNRVGFAKAK, from the exons atgaagtttttgtatttgtgtctgtttgctgtCATTGCTTGGACGTCCGATGCACTTGTCCG GATTCCTCTGAGAAAGTTCCGCTCCATCAGGCGCACACTGTCAGACTCTGGGAGGAGTGTACAGGAGCTGCTCGCTGGAGAGGAGTCCCTGAAGTATAACACCGGCTTCCCCTCCAGTAAAGGACCCACTCCAGAGACACTGAAGAACTTCCTTGAT GCTCAGTACTATGGAGAGATCGGCCTGGGCACTCCGCCCCAGACATTTACAGTGGTGTTCGACACGGGATCCTCCAACTTATGGGTGCCATCTGTCCACTGCTCTTTCACTGACATCGCCTGCC tgctTCACCACAAATATAATTCTGGCAAGTCCAGCACATATGTGAAGAATGGGACTGCCTTTGCCATTCAGTATGGGTCTGGTAGCCTGTCTGGGTATCTCAGCCAAGATACATGCACG ATCGGCGATATCTCTGTGGAGAAGCAGGTGTTTGGGGAGGCCATCAAACAGCCCGGAGTAGCCTTCATCGCCGCAAAGTTCGATGGAATCTTGGGCATGGCCTACCCCCGTATCTCAGTGGATGGGGTTGTCCCTGTCTTTGACAACATCATGAGCCAGAAAAAGgtggagaaaaatgttttctcctTCTACCTGAACAG GGATCCAGAGACCCAGCCCGGtggagagctgctgctgggaggGACCGACCCAGAGTACTACACTGGAGAGTTCCACTACCTGAACATCAGCAGACAGGCCTACTGGCAGATCCACATGGATGG ATTGGGCATTGGCAGCCAGTTGACTCTCTGCAAGGGTGGCTGTGAGGCCATTGTGGACACAGGCACCTCCCTCATCACTGGGCCAACTGCTGAAGTCAGGGCACTGCACAAGGCCATCGGGGCTGTTCCCCTCATCCAGGGTGAG TACATGATTGATTGTAAGAAGGTGCCCAACCTGCCCACCATCACCTTTGTCCTGGGTGGACAGGCCTACACTCTGACTGGAGAGCAATACATTCTCAAG GAAAGCCAGGCACGTCAAAGTATCTGTCTGAGTGGGTTCATGGGGCTTGACATTCCTGCACCTGCTGGGCCCCTGTGGATTCTGGGAGATGTATTCATTGGCCAGTACTACACTGAATTTGACCGAGAAAACAACAGGGTGGGCTTTGCTAAGGCCAAGTAG
- the LOC118781801 gene encoding cytosolic 5'-nucleotidase 1A isoform X1 yields the protein MNANIVLNPGVKQKDPSRALVIAVSSHAMFELGGELKLHLQKVKQEPEPKSTVKDNEPFREGIAFPFIKAVQQVNKKLLEKNANEMLLFDVILFSNDVSPASQSRVVNSALHYDLEIGRFCFCSDKDFAASLQSNHVKLFLSTDTDEVGKALKEGFPAALLYQQRGQGTTDTLRVLFSGDVLGFSDDMAHFLREQGFSEPQLQSISTAKGAMKEFATVIGEMRRRFGREGSPLCTCLVTVWTPRDACAGALKMLRGWGLEVDEAFCLAGAPQSPILAQIQPHILYDHGLHNARNVPAQC from the exons ATGAatgcaaatattgttttgaaCCCTGGGGTCAAACAG AAAGACCCGTCTAGGGCATTGGTCATAGCAGTGTCTTCCCATGCTATGTTTGAGCTGGGTGGAGAACTAAAGCTACATTTGCAGAAGGTCAAGCAGGAACCTGAACCCAAATCTACAGTCAAAGATAATGAACCTTTCAGAGAGGGCATAGCCTTCCCATTCATCAAG GCAGTACAGCAGGTGAACAAGAAACTGTTGGAGAAGAACGCTAATGAAATGCTGCTGTTCGATGTGATACTCTTTTCTAATGACGTCAGCCCAGCAAGTCAGTCCAGAGTGGTCAACAGTGCATTGCATTATG ACCTTGAGATTGGTAGATTCTGCTTTTGCAGTGACAAGGATTTTGCTGCAAGCCTGCAGTCCAACCATGTGAAACTGTTtctctccacagacacagatgaaGTTGGCAAGGCCTTGAAAGAGG GTTTTCCAGCAGCACTCTTGTACCAGCAGCGTGGCCAGGGCACCACTGACACCCTCAGGGTTCTGTTCTCTGGAGACGTGCTGGGCTTCTCAGACGACATGGCACATTTTCTGCGAGAACAAGGGTTCAGTGAGCCTCAGCTCCAGAGCATCTCCACTGCGAAG GGTGCCATGAAGGAGTTTGCGACGGTCATCGGAGAGATGAGGAGGCGGTTTGGGCGGGAGGGTAGCCCACTCTGCACCTGCCTGGTAACTGTGTGGACCCCCAGGGACGCCTGTGCCGGTGCCTTGAAGATGCTGCGAGGCTGGGGGCTGGAGGTGGATGAGGCATTCTGCCTCGCTGGGGCTCCACAGAGCCCCATCCTGGCCCAGATACAACCTCACATCCTGTATGATCATGGGCTGCACAATGCCAGAAATGTCCCTGCACAGTGCTGA
- the LOC118781801 gene encoding cytosolic 5'-nucleotidase 1A isoform X2 — translation MNANIVLNPGVKQKDPSRALVIAVSSHAMFELGGELKLHLQKVKQEPEPKSTVKDNEPFREGIAFPFIKAVQQVNKKLLEKNANEMLLFDVILFSNDVSPASQSRVVNSALHYDTDEVGKALKEGFPAALLYQQRGQGTTDTLRVLFSGDVLGFSDDMAHFLREQGFSEPQLQSISTAKGAMKEFATVIGEMRRRFGREGSPLCTCLVTVWTPRDACAGALKMLRGWGLEVDEAFCLAGAPQSPILAQIQPHILYDHGLHNARNVPAQC, via the exons ATGAatgcaaatattgttttgaaCCCTGGGGTCAAACAG AAAGACCCGTCTAGGGCATTGGTCATAGCAGTGTCTTCCCATGCTATGTTTGAGCTGGGTGGAGAACTAAAGCTACATTTGCAGAAGGTCAAGCAGGAACCTGAACCCAAATCTACAGTCAAAGATAATGAACCTTTCAGAGAGGGCATAGCCTTCCCATTCATCAAG GCAGTACAGCAGGTGAACAAGAAACTGTTGGAGAAGAACGCTAATGAAATGCTGCTGTTCGATGTGATACTCTTTTCTAATGACGTCAGCCCAGCAAGTCAGTCCAGAGTGGTCAACAGTGCATTGCATTATG acacagatgaaGTTGGCAAGGCCTTGAAAGAGG GTTTTCCAGCAGCACTCTTGTACCAGCAGCGTGGCCAGGGCACCACTGACACCCTCAGGGTTCTGTTCTCTGGAGACGTGCTGGGCTTCTCAGACGACATGGCACATTTTCTGCGAGAACAAGGGTTCAGTGAGCCTCAGCTCCAGAGCATCTCCACTGCGAAG GGTGCCATGAAGGAGTTTGCGACGGTCATCGGAGAGATGAGGAGGCGGTTTGGGCGGGAGGGTAGCCCACTCTGCACCTGCCTGGTAACTGTGTGGACCCCCAGGGACGCCTGTGCCGGTGCCTTGAAGATGCTGCGAGGCTGGGGGCTGGAGGTGGATGAGGCATTCTGCCTCGCTGGGGCTCCACAGAGCCCCATCCTGGCCCAGATACAACCTCACATCCTGTATGATCATGGGCTGCACAATGCCAGAAATGTCCCTGCACAGTGCTGA
- the LOC118781801 gene encoding cytosolic 5'-nucleotidase 1B isoform X3 — MNANIVLNPGVKQAVQQVNKKLLEKNANEMLLFDVILFSNDVSPASQSRVVNSALHYDLEIGRFCFCSDKDFAASLQSNHVKLFLSTDTDEVGKALKEGFPAALLYQQRGQGTTDTLRVLFSGDVLGFSDDMAHFLREQGFSEPQLQSISTAKGAMKEFATVIGEMRRRFGREGSPLCTCLVTVWTPRDACAGALKMLRGWGLEVDEAFCLAGAPQSPILAQIQPHILYDHGLHNARNVPAQC, encoded by the exons ATGAatgcaaatattgttttgaaCCCTGGGGTCAAACAG GCAGTACAGCAGGTGAACAAGAAACTGTTGGAGAAGAACGCTAATGAAATGCTGCTGTTCGATGTGATACTCTTTTCTAATGACGTCAGCCCAGCAAGTCAGTCCAGAGTGGTCAACAGTGCATTGCATTATG ACCTTGAGATTGGTAGATTCTGCTTTTGCAGTGACAAGGATTTTGCTGCAAGCCTGCAGTCCAACCATGTGAAACTGTTtctctccacagacacagatgaaGTTGGCAAGGCCTTGAAAGAGG GTTTTCCAGCAGCACTCTTGTACCAGCAGCGTGGCCAGGGCACCACTGACACCCTCAGGGTTCTGTTCTCTGGAGACGTGCTGGGCTTCTCAGACGACATGGCACATTTTCTGCGAGAACAAGGGTTCAGTGAGCCTCAGCTCCAGAGCATCTCCACTGCGAAG GGTGCCATGAAGGAGTTTGCGACGGTCATCGGAGAGATGAGGAGGCGGTTTGGGCGGGAGGGTAGCCCACTCTGCACCTGCCTGGTAACTGTGTGGACCCCCAGGGACGCCTGTGCCGGTGCCTTGAAGATGCTGCGAGGCTGGGGGCTGGAGGTGGATGAGGCATTCTGCCTCGCTGGGGCTCCACAGAGCCCCATCCTGGCCCAGATACAACCTCACATCCTGTATGATCATGGGCTGCACAATGCCAGAAATGTCCCTGCACAGTGCTGA
- the syt8 gene encoding synaptotagmin VIII, whose amino-acid sequence MPPKTSVKITHPRAHTTITSTTAFNGTTTVPPDFLTQLLNKIPLPRWAVYTVFALILLIFVVCVLCICMKCCCKDKRKRKKKKLDQQISLNGVNSSSTAVLVQPEMDDVDSDSINKPRGRLLYSLEYNTQSSELTVGIKEAAALKAMDLGGTSDPYVKVYSLPNTSKTYETKVFRKTLNPVFNEHFKFQIAQAELGESTLVMQVFDFNRFSKHDIIGELRLPLGVVDWNHVIEEWKDLSEASKSEDNLGEICFSLRYVPTASKLTIVILEAKNLKKMDQSGFSDPYVKVQLILDKNKWKKKKTSVKKKTLNPYFNEAFTFEVTFDQIQRVQVVISVWDHDKLSRNDAIGKVFLGCNASGNQLRHWADMLSNPRRPVAQWHMLLSAEQVDTTLALKHTVRLPFTNKTF is encoded by the exons ATGCCTCCCAAAACATCAGTGAAAATCACTCACCCTAGAGCTCACACCACCATAACCTCTACCACTGCTTTTAACGGCACCACCACTGTTCCTCCAGATTTCCTGACCCAGCTGCTCAACAAGATCCCCT TGCCACGATGGGCTGTGTATACCGTCTTCGCTCTCATCCTTCTTATATTCGTGGTCTGTGTCCTTTGCATCTGCATGAAATGCTGCTGCAAAgacaagaggaagaggaaaaagaaaaaactagaCCAGCAGATCAGCCTGAATGGGGTGAACAGCTCCTCCACTGCTGTGTTG GTGCAGCCTGAGATGGATGATGTGGATTCTGACTCCATCAATAAGCCCAGAGGACGGTTGCTGTATTCACTGGAGTAtaacacacagagctcagag CTTACAGTAGGAATAAAGGAAGCTGCAGCGCTGAAAGCTATGGACCTGGGAGGAACATCTGACCCCTATGTCAAAGTATACAGCCTTCCCAACACATCCAAGACCTATGAGACCAAAGTGTTCAGGAAAACACTCAACCCAGTGTTCAATGAGCATTTCAAATTCCAG ATTGCCCAAGCTGAGCTCGGTGAGTCCACGCTGGTGATGCAGGTCTTCGACTTCAACAGATTCTCCAAACATGACATCATTGGTGAGCTGAGGCTACCGCTTGGTGTGGTCGACTGGAATCACGTAATCGAAGAGTGGAAAGATTTGAGCGAGGCATCCAAGTCTGAG GACAACCTCGGAGAGATCTGCTTCTCCCTCCGTTATGTCCCCACGGCCAGCAAGCTGACCATCGTGATCCTGGAGGCCAAGAATCTAAAGAAGATGGACCAAAGTGGCTTCTCAG ATCCCTATGTGAAAGTGCAACTGATTTTGGACaagaacaaatggaaaaaaaagaagacatcGGTGAAGAAGAAGACGCTGAATCCTTACTTCAATGAAGCATTCACCTTTGAAGTGACTTTTGATCagatacag AGGGTCCAGGTGGTAATCTCTGTGTGGGACCATGATAAACTGAGCAGGAATGATGCCATAGGGAAGGTGTTCCTAGGCTGCAACGCCTCTGGGAACCAGCTACGACACTGGGCGGACATGCTGTCCAACCCCCGCCGGCCTGTGGCCCAGTGGCACATGCTGCTGTCAGCCGAGCAGGTGGATACGACCCTGGCCCTCAAGCACACTGTCCGCCTCCCCTTCACCAACAAGACCTTCTGA
- the LOC118781797 gene encoding uncharacterized protein LOC118781797 — protein sequence MESMEKWNKDFIILKLLDTKFSPTENGRTGMIGKDLRDIFKIYTFLQSSITRTECATGSCPDLMMMSRKEQPESRRVGTVLTPQLPPRVHRPLCLSISSDSNGRFKALETQEWKNNLKAQMEQAHSAGAASSTGSLERASLFCASGSTTTSSSGLSSPVETLTKSKSSSRFSLFSPPWNSSSESDSNPPSRSGSKKLRKYSRRGGAGAGVGGANGKGEETPEPKQGTAEHFHYSEPVISKVTDYIYVGNLNAAYSGRTLCRNNIDSIVDMSNLPGETSLCLIPCTCSRGARHSWSRLKVDIRDLADSAEGPALKQRCFQDINECIDASAEKKKRVLVHCRDGYSLAPTCIIQYLMVKQNMRLITAYELLRAKYPVNIKEAHQNVLVSLEKALRPEGDEDPECFKQAISRKVAWT from the exons ATGGAATCTATGGAAAAATGGAACAAAGATTTTATAATACTTAAATTGTTGGATACGAAGTTCAGTCCTACAGAAAATGGCAGGACAG GAATGATTGGCAAGGATCTACGAGATATTTTTaagatttacacatttttacagtccTCCATCACTCGTACAGAATGTGCCACTg GCTCCTGTCCAGACCTGATGATGATGAGTAGGAAGGAGCAGCCTGAGTCACGGCGGGTGGGCACGGTCCTCACCCCCCAGCTGCCCCCCAGGGTCCACcggcctctctgcctctccatttcctctgacAGCAATGGCCGCTTCAAGGCGCTGGAGACGCAAGAGTGGAAAAACAACCTCAAAGCCCAG ATGGAACAGGCCCACAGTGCTGGAGCAGCCAGCAGCACTGGCTCATTGGAGAGGGCCTCCCTATTCTGTGCTTCGGgctccaccaccacctccagctcTGGCCTGTCCAGCCCTGTGGAGACCCTCACCAAGAGCAAGTCCTCCAGCCgcttctccctcttctctccgCCCTGGAACAGCAGCTCTGAATCTGACTCCAACCCGCCCTCCCGCTCTGGCTCCAAGAAGCTGCGCAAATACAGCCGtaggggtggggctggggcaGGAGTGGGTGGGGCCAACGGCAAGGGGGAGGAGACACCGGAGCCCAAGCAGGGCACAGCTGAACACTTCCACTACTCGGAGCCAGTTATCTCCAAGGTGACGGACTACATCTATGTGGGCAACTTGAACGCAGCCTACAGTGGGCGTACCCTCTGCCGCAACAACATTGACAGCATTGTGGACATGAGCAACCTCCCGGGTGAGACCAGCCTGTGCCTGATCCCCTGCACTTGCTCCCGCGGCGCCCGCCACAGCTGGTCCCGCCTCAAGGTGGACATCCGGGACCTGGCGGACTCCGCTGAGGGCCCCGCCCTCAAACAGCGCTGCTTCCAGGACATCAACGAGTGCATTGACGCCTCCGCTGAGAAGAAGAAGCGCGTGCTGGTGCACTGCCGCGACGGCTACTCCCTGGCCCCCACCTGCATCATCCAGTACCTCATGGTCAAGCAGAACATGAGGCTCATCACGGCCTACGAGCTGCTGAGGGCCAAGTACCCAGTGAACATCAAGGAAGCCCACCAGAATGTGTTAGTGAGCCTGGAGAAGGCCCTGCGGCCTGAGGGTGATGAGGACCCAGAATGCTTCAAGCAGGCCATCTCCCGTAAAGTGGCCTGGACCTGA
- the LOC118781810 gene encoding troponin I, fast skeletal muscle-like, whose amino-acid sequence MSEKKMSSSRKHHLKSLMLSIAKGLLEVEAREREEERVKYMAENCPPLSLPSSMQELQELCRQLHHKIDVIDEERYDLEMKVNKCAKEIEDMKIKVIDLKGKFKKPPLRKVRMSADAMLQALLGSRHKVTLDLRANLKQVKKEVKEEDKELRDVGDWRKNIEDKAGMDGRKKMFETEA is encoded by the exons ATGTCTGA GAAAAAGATGTCATCGAGTCGCAAGCACCATCTGAAG AGCTTGATGCTCTCAATTGCTAAGGGTTTGCTGGAGGTAGAggccagggagagagaagaggagagagtgaaGTATATGGCTGAGAACTGTCCCCCACTGTCCCTACCTTCGAGCATGCAGGAGTTGCAG GAGCTGTGTAGACAACTCCATCACAAGATTGATGTTATTGACGAGGAGAGATACGATTTGGAGATGAAAGTGAACAAGTGTGCCAAGGAG ATTGAGGACATGAAGATTAAAGTGATCGACCTGAAGGGCAAATTTAAGAAGCCACCTTTGAGGAAAGTGCGTATGTCTGCCGATGCCATGCTCCAGGCCCTACTGGGCTCCAGGCACAAAGTGACCCTGGATCTGAGAGCCAACCTGAAACAAGTGAAGaaggaggtgaaggaggag GATAAGGAGCTGCGTGATGTTGGTGACTGGCGTAAGAACATTGAGGACAAAGCTGGCATGGACGGCAGAAAGAAGATGTTTGAGACCGAGGCTTAG